Within Thermus sp. CCB_US3_UF1, the genomic segment CACACCCCCATCCGGGACCAGAAGGGGGTGGAGGCCCTGAGGCCCTTGGTGCCGGAGGAAGGGGTGCCCTACGTGATGGAAAGCATCCGCCTCCTCAAGGCCGAACTCCAGGTGCCCCTCATCGGCTTCGCCGGGGCCCCCTTCACCCTGGCCAGCTACCTGGTGGAAGGGGGCCCAAGCCGCCACTTCCTGGAGGTGAAGGCCTTCATGTACCGGGAGGAGGCCCTGTGGCACCGCCTGATGGATAAGCTCACCCAGGCCATGGCCGCCTACCTCCGGGCCCAGGCGGAGGCGGGGGCCGACCTCCTCCAGGTCTTTGACTCCTGGGTGGGGGCCCTAAGCCCTGCCGACTACCGCCGCTACGTGAAGCCCCACATGGAAAGGCTCTTCCAGGCCCTGAAACCCCTGGGGGTTCCCGTCATCCACTTCGGGGTGGGCACCATGGGCCTCCTCCAGGAGATGCGCCAGGCCGGAGGGGATGTCCTGGGCCTGGACCACCACACCCCCCTCCCCTGGGCCCGGGAGGTCCTGGGCCCCACCCCGGTGCAGGGCAACCTGGACCCTGCGGTCCTCTTCGCCCCCAAGGAGGTGATCCGCCGGGAGGTGCGGCGCATCCTGGACGAAAACGCCGGCCGGCCCGGGCACATCTTCAACCTGGGCCACGGGATCCTGCCCAAGACCCCGGTGGAACACGTGCGGTACGTGGTAGAACTTTTGCAGGAGGAAGCGGCATGAACGTCCTCTTGATGGCCTACGGCACCCCTTACACCCCGGAGGAGATCGAGCCCTACTACACGGACATCCGCCGGGGAAGGCGCCCTTCGGAGGAACTCCTGGAGGAGCTGGAAGGGCGCTACGCCGCCATCGGCAAAAGCCCCCTGAACGAGATCACCCTGGCCCAGGCCGTAAGGCTCCAGGCCCTTTTGAACCTCGAGGCCCCCGCCTACCCCAAGCGCCTCCTGGGCCCCTTCGGCCCCCGCACCCCCCAGGGGCCGGCCCGGGTCTACGTGGGCACCAAGCACTGGCACCCCACCCTGGGGGAGGCGGTGGCCGCCATGCACGAGGACGGGGTGCGGCGGGCGGTGGCCATCGTGGCCGCCCCCCACTACTCCCTGAGGAGCGTGGCCGAGTACCAGGAGAAGGTGGAGGCGGCCCTCAAGGCCCTGCCCGAGCCCATAGACTTCGTCTGGGTGGAAAGCTACGAGGCCCATCCCGGCCTGATCGCCGCCTACGCCCGCCGGCTGGAGGAGGCCATCTGGCGGCTAAGGGACCCCAAGAGGGCCGCCTACATCTTCACCGCCCACTCCATTCCCCTTGCCGCCGTGGAGCGCGGGGACCCTTACCCCCGGCAGGTGGAGAGGACCGCGGAACTCATCGCCAAGCGCCTGGGCCTGCCCCGCCACCATGTGGCCTACCAGTCCGCGGGCCGGACCCCCGAGCCCTGGCTGGGGCCAGACATAAACGAGCTCCTGCGCCGGCTGCGGGAGGAGGGGTACGAGGAAGCGGTGGTCCAGGCGGTGGGCTTCCCCGCCGACCACCTGGAGGTCTACTACGACCTGGACCTCGAGGCCCAGGCCACGGCGGCGGAGGTGGGCCTTAGGCTCCTCCGCGCCCGGAGCCTGAACGCGGATCTGGACTACATCCAGGTCCTCAAGGACCTGGTGGAGGCAGCGTGGCTCAGGTAGCCGTGGTGGGCGGGGG encodes:
- the hemH gene encoding ferrochelatase → MNVLLMAYGTPYTPEEIEPYYTDIRRGRRPSEELLEELEGRYAAIGKSPLNEITLAQAVRLQALLNLEAPAYPKRLLGPFGPRTPQGPARVYVGTKHWHPTLGEAVAAMHEDGVRRAVAIVAAPHYSLRSVAEYQEKVEAALKALPEPIDFVWVESYEAHPGLIAAYARRLEEAIWRLRDPKRAAYIFTAHSIPLAAVERGDPYPRQVERTAELIAKRLGLPRHHVAYQSAGRTPEPWLGPDINELLRRLREEGYEEAVVQAVGFPADHLEVYYDLDLEAQATAAEVGLRLLRARSLNADLDYIQVLKDLVEAAWLR
- the hemE gene encoding uroporphyrinogen decarboxylase, whose protein sequence is MGGVNDLILKAARGEATPRPPVWFMRQAGRYQKEYQEIRRRYTLPEIVENPEVCTQVTLLPVRQLGVDAAILFADITTPLPGMGVEVSLVEGKGPVIHTPIRDQKGVEALRPLVPEEGVPYVMESIRLLKAELQVPLIGFAGAPFTLASYLVEGGPSRHFLEVKAFMYREEALWHRLMDKLTQAMAAYLRAQAEAGADLLQVFDSWVGALSPADYRRYVKPHMERLFQALKPLGVPVIHFGVGTMGLLQEMRQAGGDVLGLDHHTPLPWAREVLGPTPVQGNLDPAVLFAPKEVIRREVRRILDENAGRPGHIFNLGHGILPKTPVEHVRYVVELLQEEAA